A stretch of the Deinococcus sp. Leaf326 genome encodes the following:
- a CDS encoding alpha/beta fold hydrolase family protein — protein MTALMAPTRPLPPQEARPPAPQEDAGDCRPRRGTALLFRREPLLLDNGCPVNNVRVAYHTYGEAREDATLVLHALTGTGAVHEWWPDFLGEGRPLDPRRDYVICANVLGGCAGTSGPSELPQIAGQDAPLSLRDMVRVGRALLEHLGVRRVRVVGASMGGMLAYAWLLECPDLVERAVIVGAPARHSPWAIGLNTAARSAIRAAPGGEGLKVARQIAMLSYRSPESLALTQPGQRRPGVPAVTSYLEYHGEKLQARFCERSYVALTSAMDAFQPSDADLRAVQVPVLVVGITSDVLYPAAEVRACAERLPRAAYWELDSPHGHDAFLMDPQALPERVGAFLRG, from the coding sequence GAACGGCGCTGCTGTTTCGCCGCGAGCCTCTGCTGCTCGACAACGGCTGCCCGGTGAACAACGTGCGGGTGGCCTACCACACCTACGGCGAGGCCCGCGAGGACGCCACCCTGGTCCTGCACGCCCTGACCGGCACGGGCGCCGTCCACGAGTGGTGGCCCGACTTTCTGGGCGAGGGCCGGCCGCTGGACCCCAGACGCGACTACGTGATCTGCGCCAATGTGCTGGGCGGCTGCGCCGGCACGTCCGGCCCCTCGGAACTGCCGCAGATCGCCGGGCAGGACGCGCCCCTGAGCCTGCGCGACATGGTCCGCGTGGGCCGCGCCCTGCTGGAGCACCTGGGCGTGCGCCGGGTGCGTGTGGTCGGCGCGAGCATGGGCGGAATGCTGGCCTACGCGTGGCTCCTTGAATGCCCCGACCTCGTGGAACGGGCCGTGATTGTGGGCGCGCCGGCGCGGCACTCGCCCTGGGCGATTGGCCTGAACACGGCGGCCCGCAGCGCCATCCGCGCGGCGCCGGGCGGCGAGGGGCTCAAGGTCGCGCGCCAGATCGCCATGCTCAGCTACCGCAGTCCCGAGAGTCTCGCCCTGACGCAGCCGGGCCAGCGCCGCCCCGGCGTGCCCGCCGTGACCTCCTACCTCGAGTACCACGGCGAAAAGTTGCAGGCCCGGTTCTGCGAGCGCAGCTACGTGGCCCTGACCAGCGCAATGGACGCCTTTCAGCCCAGCGACGCCGACCTGCGCGCGGTGCAGGTGCCGGTGCTCGTGGTGGGCATCACGAGCGACGTGCTGTACCCGGCCGCCGAGGTGCGTGCCTGCGCCGAGCGGCTGCCGCGCGCGGCCTACTGGGAACTCGACTCGCCGCACGGCCACGACGCCTTCCTGATGGACCCGCAGGCGTTGCCGGAGCGGGTCGGAGCCTTCCTGCGCGGCTAG
- a CDS encoding bifunctional 5,10-methylenetetrahydrofolate dehydrogenase/5,10-methenyltetrahydrofolate cyclohydrolase: MSDHPLSLRGKTLADAVLKGVRRDLAAWDFQPHLVSVLASADEASRVYVESKSGRARRLGVRFSVRDLGAGATQEGLHAVLQALSHDPDVHGVVLELPLAPGLDADAALLCLAPQKDVEGLTPANLALIAAGREPEALLPPTPRSVRFLLRQALGDDLRGRRAAVIGPGRTVGRPLTFMLNNKGMTVTLCNEHTRDLAGVLAGVDAVVVAVGRAGLLRADQVGPEHVVIDAGINVQAGGEVVGDAEPHLPVRAQTPVPGGVGPLTSALMYQNLVRAVKLQRGEPVE, from the coding sequence ATGAGTGACCATCCCCTGTCCCTGCGCGGCAAGACGCTGGCCGACGCCGTCCTCAAGGGCGTGCGCCGCGACCTCGCCGCCTGGGACTTCCAACCGCATCTCGTAAGTGTGCTGGCCTCGGCCGACGAGGCCTCGCGCGTGTACGTCGAGAGCAAATCGGGGCGCGCGCGGCGCCTGGGCGTACGCTTTTCGGTGCGCGACCTCGGGGCCGGGGCCACGCAGGAAGGGCTGCACGCGGTGTTGCAGGCCCTCTCGCACGACCCGGACGTCCACGGCGTGGTGCTGGAGCTGCCGCTGGCGCCGGGCCTCGACGCCGACGCCGCGCTGCTGTGCCTCGCGCCGCAGAAGGACGTCGAGGGCCTGACCCCCGCCAACCTCGCGCTCATCGCCGCCGGACGCGAACCGGAGGCGCTGCTGCCCCCCACGCCGCGCTCGGTGCGTTTCCTGCTGCGGCAGGCCCTGGGTGACGACCTGCGTGGGCGGCGGGCGGCCGTGATCGGGCCGGGACGCACGGTGGGCCGCCCACTGACTTTCATGCTCAACAACAAGGGCATGACGGTCACGCTGTGCAACGAACACACCCGCGACCTCGCCGGGGTGCTGGCCGGGGTGGACGCGGTAGTGGTGGCGGTAGGCCGCGCGGGGCTGCTGCGCGCGGATCAGGTCGGCCCCGAGCACGTGGTCATCGACGCAGGCATCAACGTGCAGGCGGGCGGCGAGGTGGTCGGCGACGCCGAGCCCCACCTGCCAGTACGCGCCCAGACCCCGGTGCCGGGCGGTGTGGGCCCGCTGACGAGCGCGCTGATGTACCAGAATCTCGTGCGCGCCGTGAAGTTGCAGCGCGGCGAGCCGGTCGAGTAG
- the purH gene encoding bifunctional phosphoribosylaminoimidazolecarboxamide formyltransferase/IMP cyclohydrolase, protein MARRALISVSDKTGVVDFARALSARGWELLSTGGTHAALESAGLKVTAVSDVTGFPEMLDGRVKTLHPAIHGGILARRESGHLGELAGQGFSTIDLVCVNLYPFRETVARGAPDPEVIENIDIGGPAMIRSAAKNHAGVLVLVDPADYALALQDEVSAADRRRLAAKAYRHTSEYDAAITAYLDGASDELPTALPEHLSLDLTRAAQVRYGENPHQPGAVYRWGTARGPVIDAQVVAGKPMSFNNYADADAAWALCAALAEQEAQTGQVACVAVKHANPCGVALAQDVKTAWERARDADTLSVFGGVVAVSAPVDLAAAQAMRGTFLEVLIAPEVTPEAAAWFAEKKPDLRVLVAAQPRNVSVLDVRPLTGGFAVQERDARPWDDLCPETVTRREPTAQEWFDLRFAWAVVKYARSNAVVLAKSGVTVGLGAGAVSRIWAAERAVANAGEAARGAVLASEAFFPFDDVVRLAASAGVTAILQPGGAKRDPEVIAACNELGLSMVFTGSRHFRH, encoded by the coding sequence ATGGCAAGACGGGCACTGATTTCCGTGAGCGACAAGACCGGCGTGGTGGACTTCGCCCGCGCCCTCTCGGCGCGCGGCTGGGAACTGCTGAGTACGGGAGGCACCCACGCGGCGCTGGAAAGCGCGGGCCTGAAGGTGACGGCCGTGAGCGACGTCACCGGCTTTCCCGAGATGCTGGACGGCCGCGTCAAGACGCTGCACCCAGCGATCCACGGCGGCATCCTCGCGCGGCGCGAAAGTGGGCACCTGGGCGAACTGGCGGGCCAGGGGTTCTCGACCATCGACCTCGTGTGCGTGAACCTCTATCCCTTCCGGGAGACGGTGGCGCGCGGCGCGCCGGACCCCGAGGTCATCGAGAACATCGACATCGGCGGCCCGGCCATGATCCGCTCGGCGGCCAAGAACCACGCCGGCGTGCTGGTCCTGGTGGACCCGGCCGACTACGCCCTGGCCCTGCAGGACGAGGTCTCGGCGGCCGACCGGCGCCGGCTGGCGGCCAAGGCCTACCGCCACACCAGCGAGTATGACGCGGCCATCACGGCGTATCTGGATGGCGCGTCCGATGAATTGCCCACTGCGCTGCCCGAACACCTCTCGCTGGACCTGACGCGGGCCGCGCAGGTGCGCTACGGAGAGAACCCGCACCAGCCCGGCGCGGTCTACCGCTGGGGAACGGCGCGCGGGCCGGTCATCGACGCGCAGGTCGTGGCGGGCAAGCCCATGAGCTTCAACAACTACGCCGATGCCGACGCCGCCTGGGCGCTGTGCGCCGCGCTGGCCGAGCAGGAAGCCCAGACCGGGCAGGTCGCCTGCGTGGCCGTCAAGCACGCCAACCCCTGCGGCGTAGCCCTGGCGCAGGACGTGAAGACGGCCTGGGAGCGCGCCCGCGACGCCGACACCCTCAGCGTGTTTGGCGGAGTCGTCGCCGTGAGTGCCCCGGTGGACCTGGCGGCGGCCCAGGCGATGCGCGGCACCTTCCTCGAGGTCCTGATCGCCCCCGAGGTCACGCCCGAGGCCGCCGCGTGGTTCGCGGAAAAGAAGCCCGACCTGCGCGTGCTCGTGGCCGCGCAGCCCCGGAACGTGAGCGTGCTGGACGTGCGCCCGCTGACCGGCGGGTTCGCCGTGCAGGAGCGCGACGCCCGCCCCTGGGACGACCTGTGCCCCGAGACCGTGACCCGGCGCGAGCCGACGGCGCAGGAGTGGTTCGACCTGCGCTTCGCCTGGGCGGTCGTGAAGTACGCCCGCAGCAACGCCGTCGTGCTGGCCAAAAGCGGCGTGACGGTCGGTCTGGGCGCCGGCGCGGTCAGCCGCATCTGGGCGGCCGAGCGCGCGGTGGCGAACGCGGGCGAGGCGGCCAGAGGCGCCGTCCTCGCCTCGGAGGCGTTCTTTCCCTTCGACGACGTGGTGCGCCTCGCGGCCTCGGCAGGTGTCACGGCCATCTTGCAACCCGGCGGAGCCAAGCGTGACCCCGAAGTCATCGCCGCGTGCAACGAGCTGGGCCTGAGCATGGTCTTCACCGGCTCGCGGCACTTCCGGCACTGA
- a CDS encoding Type 1 glutamine amidotransferase-like domain-containing protein, protein MKLLLTSGGVTNASIHGALEGLLGKPVAEASALCIPTAQWGHPWCGPASVRRFVTDSTPATMCGLGWKSVGVLELTALPSIGQDRWEPWVRGADVLLVDGGDATYLAHWLRESGLAALLPSLAETVWVGVSAGSMVLTPRIGEEFVAWPSAPDDRTLGIVDFSGFPHLDHEAMPGNTLSAAQRWAAGLEGPCYAIDDQTAIMVVGGAAEVISEGRWQQVKG, encoded by the coding sequence ATGAAACTCCTGCTCACTTCGGGCGGCGTCACGAACGCGAGCATCCACGGCGCCCTGGAGGGCCTGCTCGGCAAACCGGTCGCCGAGGCCAGCGCCCTGTGCATTCCGACGGCGCAGTGGGGCCACCCCTGGTGCGGGCCGGCATCGGTACGGCGTTTCGTCACCGACAGCACCCCGGCGACCATGTGTGGCCTGGGCTGGAAGTCGGTGGGCGTGCTTGAACTCACCGCGCTGCCGAGCATCGGCCAGGACCGCTGGGAACCGTGGGTCCGGGGCGCGGACGTGCTGCTGGTCGACGGAGGTGACGCGACCTACCTGGCCCACTGGCTCCGGGAATCCGGTCTGGCGGCTCTCCTCCCTTCCCTGGCCGAGACGGTCTGGGTGGGCGTCAGTGCTGGCAGCATGGTGCTCACCCCCCGGATCGGGGAGGAGTTCGTCGCCTGGCCCTCGGCGCCGGACGACCGCACGCTCGGAATCGTGGACTTCTCGGGCTTCCCACACCTGGACCATGAGGCGATGCCTGGCAACACCCTGTCGGCGGCGCAGCGCTGGGCGGCTGGCCTGGAGGGGCCGTGCTACGCCATCGACGACCAGACCGCCATCATGGTGGTGGGCGGCGCCGCCGAGGTGATCTCCGAGGGCCGCTGGCAGCAGGTGAAGGGCTAG
- a CDS encoding efflux RND transporter permease subunit: protein MSVRESAEFNAPRGKLPDGTPEPGVNPLVRFSVRNYVFSIGIFVMVALLGLVSTTRLGVDLLPNFEVPVLAVSTGYPGANPDQVDREVSRRVEDAVSTLAGVSDINTTSVNGQSAVVISFADGINVDSAANSVSQAVAAIRGTLPAGADAPVVQKFDPNATPILTLALLGGRAAPEGVTTYAEDTLVPRLQRVEGVADVTLSGGPERQVQVLLDPLRLQNYGLTPARVTGAIGASALDLPAGSLTQGGSATSLSTRNTPRSASDVSAITLDASSGLRVSDVASVRDTSAAPGSLARVNGQPAVLLAVRKASGSNSVAVARDVRAAMEAQPLPAGYRLTVASDTTEQTRATVSDTFNEFLIAVAAVGVICLLFLGRLNTVLSVIIAIPISISAAPLLFGLIGVTFNLISLLAIIVAIGIVVDDSIVVAENVQRYRDLGYGPVRSVLLGGSEVFSAVTAATFSLLAVLIPLSFMPGILGQFFSQFGLGIAAAIALSWLESLLFLTVRMAYTREPKVLTWADVPRTLGLLPTFFLAALRGVKTVPGWLGLILAGAVTFFALRGLGWPAAAVAVLSVLLAPAVLALVRYVVTALYALLEALTGTLHGLTNRAVLRVAKAYARTLGGALKRPGIVLLIAGLFLLSAPLALRGVGFGFVPKSDSGVLGVNLELPSGTTLSTTDAMTRQMEAKLLGHPEVRLVQTSVGQGQQSLSTSGNVAALTVTLVGKEERPGIEELTTRYTDELQPIAARVPGTSLRVGGESLAPGGEADVSLAMSAPNQALLAERARTLLGLLEEDPNIRTVESSQANTREERTFVPSAEQLSGTGLSATDVAQALRTYNDGSVAGSVRDGDRSVDIVVKLDPARIQGEQSLLSQTVYSQALGANLPLSQLGRFETGEAPATLRRLNKAYTATFDINLVPGGPNAFAYQNEIIQKATAAGLLAGGVTLGNASSVGVGSLTSDLIFYGPVIMIAAILLTYLVLGSQFNSFRYPIYLLMPIPLAIVGALWTLHLFGADLDVITVLGMVILLGLSTKNSILYLEFVTERARSLPLREALLEAAELRFRPILMTTLTVLVISIPLVLGHGDGAEFRRGLGIVILGGVITSTLLTFYVVPSVFWLFERKRLKPDPKPEPLEGGLVAGD, encoded by the coding sequence GCCGTGGTCATCAGCTTCGCCGACGGCATCAACGTCGACTCGGCCGCCAACAGCGTGTCGCAGGCGGTCGCGGCCATCCGGGGCACGCTGCCGGCCGGCGCCGACGCCCCGGTCGTGCAGAAGTTCGACCCCAACGCCACCCCCATCCTGACCCTGGCGCTGCTGGGGGGCCGCGCCGCGCCCGAGGGCGTGACCACCTACGCCGAGGACACCCTGGTGCCCCGGCTGCAACGGGTGGAGGGCGTGGCCGACGTGACCCTGAGCGGCGGCCCCGAACGGCAGGTGCAGGTGCTGCTCGACCCCCTGCGCCTCCAGAACTACGGCCTGACGCCCGCGCGGGTCACGGGGGCCATCGGCGCCTCGGCGCTCGACCTGCCGGCGGGGTCGCTGACCCAGGGAGGCAGCGCCACCTCGCTGAGCACCCGCAACACGCCGCGCAGCGCCTCCGACGTGTCGGCCATCACGCTCGACGCCTCCAGCGGCCTGCGGGTCTCGGACGTGGCGAGCGTGCGCGACACGAGCGCCGCCCCCGGCAGCCTGGCGCGCGTGAACGGCCAGCCGGCGGTGCTGCTCGCCGTGCGCAAGGCCAGCGGCAGCAACAGCGTGGCGGTCGCCCGCGACGTGCGCGCCGCGATGGAAGCCCAGCCGCTGCCCGCCGGCTACCGGCTGACCGTCGCCAGCGACACCACCGAGCAGACCCGCGCGACGGTCAGCGACACCTTCAACGAGTTCCTCATCGCCGTGGCGGCGGTAGGCGTCATCTGCCTGCTGTTCCTGGGGCGGCTCAACACGGTGCTGTCGGTGATCATCGCCATTCCGATCTCCATCAGCGCCGCACCGCTGCTGTTCGGGCTGATCGGCGTGACCTTCAACCTGATTTCGCTGCTGGCGATCATCGTCGCCATCGGCATCGTGGTGGACGACTCGATCGTCGTCGCCGAGAACGTGCAGCGCTACCGCGACCTGGGCTACGGCCCGGTGCGCAGCGTGCTGCTGGGCGGCTCGGAAGTCTTCTCGGCCGTGACGGCCGCGACCTTCTCGCTGCTCGCCGTGCTGATTCCGCTGAGCTTCATGCCGGGCATCCTGGGGCAGTTCTTCAGCCAGTTCGGGCTGGGGATCGCCGCCGCCATCGCCCTGAGCTGGCTCGAGAGCCTGCTGTTCCTCACCGTGCGCATGGCCTACACCCGCGAACCCAAGGTCCTGACCTGGGCCGACGTGCCGCGCACGCTGGGGCTGCTGCCGACCTTCTTCCTGGCCGCCCTGCGCGGCGTAAAAACCGTCCCCGGCTGGCTCGGGCTGATCCTGGCGGGCGCCGTGACCTTCTTCGCACTGCGCGGGCTGGGCTGGCCGGCCGCCGCAGTCGCCGTACTGAGCGTGCTGCTGGCCCCGGCCGTGCTGGCGCTGGTGCGCTACGTGGTCACGGCGCTGTACGCCCTGCTCGAAGCCCTTACTGGCACGCTGCACGGCCTGACCAACCGCGCCGTGCTGCGGGTGGCGAAGGCCTACGCCCGCACCCTGGGCGGCGCGCTGAAACGGCCCGGTATCGTGCTGCTGATCGCGGGGCTGTTCCTGCTGAGCGCTCCGCTGGCGCTGCGCGGCGTGGGCTTCGGCTTCGTGCCCAAGAGCGACAGCGGCGTCCTGGGGGTCAACTTGGAGCTGCCCTCCGGCACCACCCTGAGCACCACCGATGCCATGACCCGCCAGATGGAAGCGAAGCTGCTCGGTCACCCCGAGGTCCGCCTGGTCCAGACCAGCGTGGGCCAGGGCCAGCAGTCGCTGAGCACGTCGGGCAACGTGGCCGCCCTGACCGTGACGCTGGTGGGCAAGGAGGAGCGCCCCGGCATCGAGGAACTGACCACCCGCTACACCGACGAATTGCAGCCCATCGCCGCGCGGGTGCCAGGCACCAGCCTGCGCGTGGGCGGCGAGTCGCTGGCCCCCGGCGGCGAGGCCGACGTGAGTCTGGCAATGAGCGCCCCCAACCAGGCGCTGCTGGCCGAGCGCGCCCGCACCCTGCTGGGGCTGCTGGAGGAAGACCCCAACATCCGTACAGTCGAGAGCAGCCAGGCCAACACCCGCGAGGAACGGACCTTCGTGCCGAGCGCCGAGCAGCTCTCGGGCACCGGCCTGAGCGCGACCGACGTGGCCCAGGCCCTGCGCACCTACAACGACGGCTCGGTGGCCGGCAGCGTGCGCGACGGCGACCGCAGCGTGGACATCGTGGTCAAGCTCGACCCGGCGCGCATCCAGGGCGAGCAGAGCCTGCTCTCGCAGACCGTGTACTCGCAGGCCCTGGGGGCCAACCTGCCCCTGTCGCAGCTCGGACGTTTCGAGACCGGCGAGGCCCCGGCCACGCTGCGCCGCCTGAACAAGGCCTACACCGCCACCTTCGACATCAACCTTGTGCCGGGCGGCCCCAACGCCTTCGCCTACCAGAACGAGATCATTCAGAAAGCCACCGCCGCCGGGCTGCTCGCGGGCGGGGTCACGCTGGGCAACGCCAGTTCGGTCGGGGTGGGCAGCCTGACGAGCGACCTGATCTTCTACGGGCCGGTCATCATGATCGCGGCGATCCTGCTCACGTACCTCGTGCTGGGCTCGCAGTTCAACTCGTTCCGCTACCCCATCTACCTGCTCATGCCCATTCCGCTCGCCATCGTGGGCGCGCTGTGGACCCTGCACCTGTTCGGGGCCGATCTCGACGTGATCACGGTGCTGGGGATGGTCATTTTGCTCGGCCTCTCGACCAAGAACTCGATTCTGTATCTCGAATTCGTGACCGAGCGCGCCCGCAGCCTGCCGCTGCGCGAGGCGCTGCTCGAAGCGGCCGAACTGCGTTTCCGGCCCATCCTGATGACCACCCTGACCGTGCTGGTCATCAGCATTCCGCTCGTGCTGGGGCACGGCGACGGCGCCGAGTTCCGCCGGGGCCTGGGGATCGTGATTCTGGGCGGCGTCATCACGAGCACGCTGCTGACCTTCTATGTGGTGCCCAGCGTCTTCTGGCTCTTCGAGCGCAAGAGGTTGAAGCCCGACCCCAAACCCGAACCCCTGGAAGGGGGGTTGGTGGCCGGGGACTGA